In a genomic window of Punica granatum isolate Tunisia-2019 chromosome 6, ASM765513v2, whole genome shotgun sequence:
- the LOC116211324 gene encoding abscisic-aldehyde oxidase-like has product MLELLKSQQLQFFLLLPAWLSNMSRDRNLVFAVNGQRFELSDVDPSTTVLEFLRLHTGFKSVKLGCGEGGCGACLVLLSRYDPASDRVEDYTVSSCLTLLCGIGGCSITTTEGLGNTKDGFHPIHKRFSGFHASQCGFCTPGMCISLYGALVNAEKTDRPEPTKGFSKLTVSEAERAISGNLCRCTGYRPIADACKSFAADVDIEDLGLNTFWRKGEDKEASLSRLPPYDQNTDIRGFPEFLKEEVKASDGLGVEKCNWYSPVTLDELQCLFGQDGMDKGHRVKLVVGNTSVGYYKENQRWDRYIDLRHIPELQVITKDKTGIEIGAAVTITKSIKELRDFSECLPNLDSGNIFRRLADHAEKVASWHIRNSGSLGGNLVMAQREKFPSDIVTVLLAAGSSVHILAGSKHEIVTLDEFLKRPPLDSKSLLLSVKIPIWESRSSKILFETYRAAPRPLGNALPYLNAAFLAEVSQCDSSKVIHIKSCRMVFGAHGHEHAVRARRLEEVLVGGRALSLSLLREAIEVAKETVVPEDGISSPDYRRSLAAAFVFKFLVPLIESTAPMTKYLDGYANYSLAKDIKQDRKQLEDVAAQLSYGKQVIEVDKQYSPVGEPVKKSLSTIQASGEAVYVDDIPSPTNCLYGAFIYSTKPLARVKGIRFSPRLPKDAVISVVSFLDIPAGGENLGSRTVLGNEALFSDELAHCAGDRVAFVVAESQKNADLAAEAALIDYDTEDLEPPILSVEDAVERSSFFEVPSFLQPKQVGNFSEGMAEADHKILSARIQLGSQYYFYLENQSALAIPDEDNCMVIYSSMQCPEFLHGTVARCLGVPEHNIRVITRRVGGGFGGKSMRSMPVATACAVAAQKLNRPVRTYLNRKTDMILAGGRHPMKITYSVGFKSNGKITALHLDVLINAGLSADISPIVPQNIVGALKKYNWGSLSFEFKVCKTNHTSKSAMRAPGEVQGSFIAEVVIEHVASALLMEPDAIRNVNIHTYDSLSLFYGSNAAGAPKDYTGPSIWSKLDSSSDLARRAEEVKEFNIHNKWIKRGISRVPVVYEVTVRPTPGKVSVLSDGSVVVEVGGTELGQGLWTKVKQMVAFGLGLIQCDGPMELLEKVRVVQTDTLSVIQGGWTAGSTTSEANCQAVKLCCDTLVERLRPLRDSLREQMGSVTWEVLIEQAYLQFVSLSASAFYCPESILMRYLNYGAAVSEVEIDVLTGETTILRSDIIYDCGKSLNPAVDLGQIEGAFVQGIGFFMLEEYTTNSEGLVNTNGTWTYKIPTLDTIPRVFNVEVLNSGHHKGRVLSSKASGEPPLLLAASVHCATRTAIKEARRQLLSWSGMDTTDSPFQLDVPATLPIVKGLCGLDSIEGYLHWRMSGK; this is encoded by the exons ATGTTAGAATTGTTGAAGAGCCAGCAGCTTcagttttttcttcttcttcctgcgTGGCTTTCTAATATGAGTAGAGACAGGAACCTCGTTTTTGCTGTTAATGGACAGAGGTTCGAGCTCTCCGATGTTGATCCTTCAACCACCGTGCTCGAATTCTTGCGGCTGCACACTGGCTTCAAGAGTGTTAAGCTCGGGTGTGGTGAAG GTGGTTGTGGAGCTTGCCTGGTGTTACTATCAAGGTATGATCCTGCAAGTGACCGAGTGGAAGACTACACTGTAAGCTCGTGTCTCACACTCCTCTGCGGCATAGGTGGGTGTTCTATCACGACCACTGAAGGCCTGGGGAATACCAAAGACGGGTTCCATCCGATCCACAAGCGGTTCTCGGGCTTCCATGCTTCTCAGTGCGGCTTCTGCACCCCGGGAATGTGCATATCTCTCTATGGAGCTCTTGTAAATGCCGAGAAAACCGACAGACCAGAACCGACAAAGGGATTCTCCAAGTTGACTGTCTCGGAAGCCGAGAGGGCTATTTCAGGAAACCTCTGTCGATGCACCGGCTACCGCCCCATTGCTGATGCGTGCAAGAGTTTTGCAGCCGATGTAGATATCGAAGATCTGGGGTTGAACACTTTCTGGAGAAAAGGGGAGGACAAGGAAGCAAGTTTAAGTAGATTACCCCCGTATGACCAAAATACCGATATCAGGGGATTTCCCGAGTTTTTGAAAGAGGAAGTAAAGGCTTCAGACGGGTTGGGTGTTGAAAAATGTAATTGGTATAGTCCTGTCACCCTTGACGAGCTCCAGTGCCTGTTTGGACAAGATGGGATGGATAAAGGGCATAGAGTGAAATTAGTTGTCGGTAATACATCGGTGGGCTACTACAAGGAAAACCAGCGTTGGGATAGGTACATTGATCTAAGGCACATCCCTGAACTTCAAGTCATCACTAAGGACAAGACAGGAATTGAGATAGGGGCAGCGGTGACGATAACTAAATCTATCAAGGAATTGCGGGATTTCAGTGAATGTTTGCCGAACCTTGACAGTGGGAATATATTCAGAAGACTGGCTGATCACGCGGAAAAGGTTGCTTCATGGCACATTAGGAACTCAGGTAGTTTGGGAGGAAACTTGGTGATGGCGCAAAGGGAAAAGTTTCCTTCTGATATCGTCACCGTACTTCTTGCTGCGGGCTCATCAGTGCATATATTGGCTGGTTCCAAGCACGAGATCGTTACATTGGATGAATTTCTGAAGAGGCCTCCGCTGGACTCAAAGTCTCTGCTTTTGAGCGTTAAAATCCCCATCTGGGAATCACGCAGCAGCAAAATACTGTTTGAAACCTATCGGGCCGCTCCACGGCCCCTAGGGAATGCACTGCCCTACTTGAATGCTGCTTTCTTGGCCGAAGTTTCTCAGTGCGATTCCTCCAAAGTTATTCATATAAAAAGCTGTCGGATGGTATTTGGTGCTCACGGTCATGAACACGCTGTGCGTGCGAGAAGGTTGGAGGAAGTTTTGGTTGGAGGAAGGGCTCTCAGTTTGAGTCTGTTACGTGAAGCCATTGAAGTGGCAAAAGAAACTGTGGTCCCAGAAGATGGCATATCGAGCCCTGATTATCGAAGAAGCCTAGCTGCTGCTTTTGTTTTCAAGTTCCTTGTGCCCCTGATCGAGTCCACTGCTCCGATGACCAAGTACCTTGACGGCTATGCTAATTACAGTCTGGCCAAGGATATAAAGCAGGATAGGAAGCAGCTTGAAGATGTTGCCGCCCAGCTATCATATGGGAAGCAAGTAATCGAAGTGGATAAGCAATATTCTCCGGTCGGGGAACCCGTCAAAAAATCCCTATCCACGATCCAAGCTTCTG GTGAGGCTGTGTATGTGGATGACATTCCTTCTCCAACCAACTGTCTCTATGGAGCTTTCATATATAGCACGAAGCCTCTCGCAAGAGTGAAAGGAATCAGATTTTCACCTCGCTTACCTAAAGATGCAGTAATTTCGGTCGTTTCCTTCCTAGATATTCCAGCAGGTGGAGAAAATCTTGGCTCACGAACTGTATTAGGGAATGAAGCTTTGTTTTCTGATGAGCTTGCTCATTGTGCTGGTGATCGTGTCGCCTTTGTG GTCGCAGAGAGTCAGAAGAATGCAGATTTGGCAGCAGAAGCTGCGCTTATTGATTATGACACGGAAGATTTGGAACCACCGATTTTGTCCGTAGAAGATGCTGTTGAGAGATCAAGCTTCTTTGAGGTTCCTTCTTTTCTCCAGCCCAAGCAAGTTGGCAACTTCTCAGAAGGGATGGCAGAAGCCGATCACAAGATCCTTTCAGCTCGG ATTCAGCTCGGGTCTCAGTACTACTTTTACTTGGAGAATCAGAGTGCACTTGCTATTCCTGACGAAGACAACTGCATGGTGATCTATAGTTCGATGCAGTGCCCTGAATTTCTACATGGCACTGTTGCAAGATGTCTGGGAGTTCCTGAACATAATATTCGTGTCATAACGAGAAGAGTCGGCGGTGGATTTGGTGGAAAGTCTATGAGGTCCATGCCA GTTGCGACGGCCTGTGCAGTTGCAGCTCAAAAACTGAACCGTCCTGTCAGGACTTATCTCAACCGGAAAACTGATATGATACTGGCTGGAGGGAGGCATCCAATGAAGATAACTTACAGCGTCGGATTCAAGTCAAATGGGAAGATCACAGCTCTGCATCTCGACGTACTAATCAATGCAGGGCTCTCTGCTGATATCAGCCCCATAGTTCCCCAGAACATAGTGGGCGCGCTCAAGAAGTACAACTGGGGCAGCCTGTCCTTTGAATTTAAAGTATGCAAGACAAACCATACCAGCAAGTCGGCTATGCGGGCCCCAGGGGAGGTCCAGGGGTCGTTCATCGCAGAGGTTGTGATCGAACATGTGGCGTCTGCCCTCTTGATGGAACCTGATGCTATCAGAAACGTTAATATCCACACATACGACAGCCTCAGCTTGTTCTACGGGAGCAATGCTGCTGGTGCCCCGAAGGATTACACAGGGCCCTCGATATGGTCAAAGTTGGACTCGTCCTCCGATCTGGCACGACGGGCTGAGGAAGTAAAGGAGTTCAATATACATAATAAGTGGATAAAAAGGGGGATTTCTCGAGTGCCTGTTGTTTATGAAGTGACAGTGAGACCTACTCCTGGAAAGGTCAGCGTGTTGAGTGATGGGTCCGTGGTTGTGGAAGTCGGAGGGACTGAGCTAGGCCAGGGGCTGTGGACTAAAGTAAAGCAGATGGTGGCATTTGGTCTGGGTTTGATCCAATGCGATGGGCCAATGGAATTGTTGGAGAAAGTTCGGGTTGTACAGACCGATACCTTGAGTGTAATTCAAGGTGGCTGGACTGCAGGTAGCACGACTTCAGAAGCGAACTGTCAGGCGGTTAAGCTCTGTTGTGATACTCTGGTCGAGAGGCTGCGTCCTCTAAGGGATAGCCTGCGCGAGCAAATGGGATCTGTTACTTGGGAGGTGCTGATTGAACAG GCATATTTGCAGTTTGTCAGCTTGTCAGCAAGTGCTTTCTACTGTCCGGAATCGATTTTGATGCGGTATCTCAACTATGGCGCTGCCGTGAGCGAG GTTGAGATAGATGTTCTGACTGGAGAAACGACAATACTTCGGTCCGATATTATTTACGACTGTGGGAAGAGCCTCAACCCTGCAGTCGATTTAGGGCAG ATCGAGGGTGCATTTGTTCAAGGAATCGGATTCTTCATGCTCGAAGAATATACTACAAATTCTGAAGGGTTGGTAAATACCAATGGCACATGGACATACAAAATCCCGACGTTAGACACTATACCTAGAGTGTTTAATGTCGAAGTTCTGAACAGCGGCCATCATAAAGGACGGGTTCTTTCCTCTAAAG CTTCGGGAGAGCCACCTCTGCTCCTAGCAGCTTCCGTTCACTGCGCGACGAGAACAGCGATCAAAGAAGCAAGGAGACAGTTACTCTCATGGAGCGGCATGGACACAACCGATTCGCCATTCCAGTTGGATGTCCCAGCGACCTTGCCCATCGTCAAGGGTCTTTGCGGGCTAGACAGCATCGAGGGGTACTTACATTGGAGGATGTCCGGGAAGTGA